A window of the Candidatus Paraluminiphilus aquimaris genome harbors these coding sequences:
- a CDS encoding KdsC family phosphatase, with amino-acid sequence MSESSPIKLLVLDVDGVMTDGKVTYTSDGQELKSFNIKDGVGIKRVQQAGIQTAIITGRVSPMVARRATELGIHHVIQGREDKLTALKELLRSVAIELHEVAYMGDDLPDIDAIASTGMGACPKNAVPAVVSKADWVASLNGGEGCVREFCDYLLGDVTP; translated from the coding sequence ATGAGCGAAAGTAGCCCGATAAAACTTTTGGTTCTGGATGTTGACGGCGTGATGACCGACGGCAAAGTCACCTACACGAGTGATGGCCAGGAACTCAAGTCGTTTAATATTAAAGATGGTGTAGGAATAAAACGCGTGCAACAAGCGGGCATTCAAACCGCCATTATTACCGGTCGGGTATCGCCCATGGTGGCGCGAAGAGCCACAGAGCTTGGTATTCATCATGTGATTCAGGGCCGTGAAGACAAGCTGACCGCGCTCAAAGAACTCCTTCGGTCAGTGGCAATTGAGCTTCACGAAGTGGCCTACATGGGCGACGACTTACCGGACATTGATGCTATTGCCAGCACAGGAATGGGTGCTTGCCCCAAAAACGCCGTCCCGGCAGTTGTCTCCAAAGCAGATTGGGTCGCATCACTTAATGGGGGCGAAGGCTGCGTTCGCGAATTCTGTGATTATCTACTCGGTGATGTCACCCCGTGA
- a CDS encoding RNA polymerase factor sigma-54, whose amino-acid sequence MKQALQLKLGQQLTLTPQLQQAIKLLQLSTLDLQQAITETLESNPLLDEEEGSNEAPLETDVKEQVDFSDTTSEDLPSTELQVDAAWEDVMPSSAPAATQGAGGEDLNFGERDSSPETLQSHLLWQLNLTRFSETDRAIALAFIDAVDDDGRLTQTAEQIFEGLNIDELEFEEVMAVLHRLQHFEPTGVFATDLQECLLIQLRQMSEETPHRDTAGMMVRRHIEQIPVAEPKHLARRMRTTPEDIIGALNLIRSLNPTPGASLQASATEYIVPDVFVKRVEGKWRVELNPDIAPKLRINHHYAELLNAGTSSDRDYARNNVQEAKWFIKSLLSRNETLLKVASSIVQHQRAFLDHGEEAMRPLILADIAGEVDLHESTVSRATTRKYMHTPRGIYELKYFFSSHVATTEGGECSSTAIKALIKRIIGAENSQKPLSDAKLCTLLADEGVVVARRTVAKYREQMNIGPSNERKRYI is encoded by the coding sequence ATGAAGCAAGCTCTGCAGTTAAAGCTCGGTCAACAACTAACGCTGACACCTCAGCTGCAGCAAGCTATTAAGCTCCTTCAACTCAGCACACTCGATCTTCAGCAAGCCATCACCGAAACGCTTGAGAGCAATCCACTTCTCGACGAAGAGGAGGGTTCCAATGAAGCGCCGCTTGAGACGGATGTTAAAGAGCAAGTCGACTTTTCCGACACCACTTCCGAGGATCTCCCTTCAACCGAGCTTCAAGTAGACGCGGCCTGGGAAGATGTCATGCCCTCTTCCGCACCTGCGGCCACGCAGGGCGCCGGCGGCGAGGATCTGAACTTTGGTGAGCGTGACTCGTCACCCGAAACATTGCAGTCGCACCTACTTTGGCAACTCAATCTCACACGCTTTTCCGAAACAGACCGCGCCATCGCGCTCGCCTTCATCGATGCGGTTGATGATGACGGAAGGCTGACACAAACAGCTGAGCAAATTTTTGAAGGGCTGAACATCGATGAACTAGAGTTTGAAGAGGTAATGGCTGTACTGCACCGTCTTCAACACTTTGAGCCAACCGGTGTTTTCGCGACGGACTTACAAGAGTGTCTCCTCATTCAGCTAAGGCAGATGAGTGAAGAGACGCCGCATCGCGATACTGCCGGTATGATGGTTAGGCGGCACATCGAGCAAATTCCTGTGGCTGAGCCGAAACACTTAGCACGGAGGATGCGGACCACGCCTGAGGACATTATCGGCGCGCTAAATCTAATACGCTCATTGAATCCAACCCCCGGCGCGTCGCTTCAAGCCTCTGCAACTGAATACATTGTTCCCGACGTGTTTGTTAAGCGTGTTGAAGGAAAATGGCGAGTCGAATTAAACCCCGACATAGCGCCAAAACTACGAATCAATCATCACTACGCGGAATTGCTAAACGCGGGAACGAGCTCCGACCGAGATTACGCAAGAAACAACGTTCAAGAAGCAAAATGGTTTATCAAGAGCCTATTGAGCCGAAATGAGACGTTGCTAAAAGTGGCCTCTTCGATTGTGCAGCATCAGCGTGCTTTCCTCGATCACGGGGAAGAAGCAATGCGCCCCTTAATATTGGCGGACATTGCCGGAGAGGTGGACTTACATGAGTCCACTGTCTCTCGGGCAACGACACGCAAGTACATGCATACGCCCCGGGGTATTTATGAGTTGAAATACTTCTTTTCAAGTCATGTTGCCACCACCGAGGGTGGCGAGTGCTCGTCAACTGCAATCAAAGCATTGATCAAACGAATCATTGGCGCAGAGAACTCGCAGAAGCCATTGAGCGATGCAAAGCTGTGCACACTTCTCGCTGATGAAGGCGTAGTGGTGGCACGGCGCACGGTCGCAAAGTACCGAGAACAAATGAATATAGGCCCCTCAAACGAAAGGAAGCGTTATATCTAA
- the mgtE gene encoding magnesium transporter yields MVDISAQASPAVTRVADALRSGALPDVAAYLPDMSPGDIAYLISASPPATRHELWSLLDHEQEADVLNELPDDIRNHFLADLQPEAVAEIIVQLDDDDVADILHELPQAETDLILDSLTTDDRERFETALSYPDDVAGGLMSTDTLTIRPDLTMDVVLRYLRRHTRLPENTDSLIVVSREDKYVGLLPVRTLLVSDPSASVREMMKTEREPLDAMTSADEVARRFERNDWISAPVVDPQGKLIGRITIDDVVDVIREQADHSLAVMAGLGDGDAFTPVLQTAPQRAVWLAVNLLTAILAASVISLFQATIEKVVALAVLMPIVASMGGIAGTQSLTVLIRAMAMGQINDRTEIWLVRREILVSALNGLIWAFVMALVTTYWFDDSTLGLIIAFAIIVNLLTAGIAGASLPLLLERLKIDPALAGGVILTTVTDVVGFWAFLGLAAYFYG; encoded by the coding sequence ATGGTAGATATCAGTGCACAGGCGAGTCCAGCAGTGACGCGTGTCGCTGATGCCCTGCGCTCGGGTGCCCTGCCCGACGTCGCTGCCTACCTTCCCGATATGTCGCCGGGAGATATCGCCTACCTTATTAGCGCCTCACCGCCTGCGACGCGGCATGAGCTATGGTCACTGCTGGACCATGAGCAAGAAGCCGATGTCCTCAACGAACTACCCGATGACATCAGGAACCATTTCCTCGCAGATCTGCAACCGGAAGCCGTCGCGGAAATTATTGTCCAGCTAGACGACGATGACGTTGCGGACATTCTTCATGAGCTGCCGCAAGCGGAAACCGACCTCATTTTAGACTCATTGACGACGGATGATCGTGAGCGATTTGAGACGGCGCTGAGCTACCCCGACGATGTCGCCGGGGGTCTTATGAGTACGGATACGCTTACCATCCGACCCGATCTCACCATGGATGTTGTTCTTCGCTACCTGAGACGGCACACGCGATTACCGGAAAACACGGACAGCCTTATTGTGGTGAGTCGTGAAGACAAATATGTGGGCCTTTTACCGGTTCGCACACTGCTTGTATCGGATCCGTCGGCGTCAGTTCGCGAGATGATGAAGACGGAGCGCGAACCGCTCGACGCAATGACCTCAGCCGATGAGGTGGCACGTCGATTTGAGCGCAATGACTGGATTTCGGCACCGGTAGTTGACCCACAAGGAAAGTTAATCGGTCGTATTACGATCGATGACGTGGTCGACGTGATCCGCGAGCAGGCCGATCACAGTCTGGCTGTAATGGCCGGCTTAGGAGACGGAGACGCCTTCACTCCCGTCCTCCAAACGGCACCTCAGCGCGCTGTTTGGCTGGCGGTCAATTTATTGACCGCTATTTTGGCGGCCTCGGTCATAAGTTTGTTCCAAGCAACCATCGAAAAAGTCGTGGCCCTGGCTGTGTTGATGCCTATCGTCGCGTCCATGGGCGGAATTGCTGGCACCCAAAGTCTTACAGTTCTCATTCGGGCAATGGCGATGGGCCAAATTAATGATCGCACTGAAATTTGGCTGGTTCGCAGAGAAATACTCGTCTCAGCGCTCAATGGTCTTATTTGGGCATTTGTCATGGCACTCGTCACCACCTATTGGTTCGATGACAGCACTCTAGGCCTCATTATCGCCTTTGCAATTATCGTTAATTTACTCACCGCGGGTATTGCTGGAGCCTCGCTACCACTGCTCTTGGAGCGACTCAAGATTGATCCCGCGCTCGCCGGTGGTGTCATCCTCACCACCGTAACCGATGTGGTTGGCTTCTGGGCATTCTTGGGTCTGGCCGCGTATTTTTACGGCTAA
- the lptC gene encoding LPS export ABC transporter periplasmic protein LptC, with the protein MKWSISGALLGVMAVLLIFARLENEAPTSLEARKLISTELNNLELIRYDTSGRKLETSHADHAVQLEGDSQMLMGGLHVEREDEQGVRWQLEAPRGLSRLSDDTLTLTGGVIVTRGADVTLETDELTIDANTHLASSSSQASIISARGITTGSQLQIDFRGGTAKLRGDVASSFSKGTSEK; encoded by the coding sequence GTGAAATGGAGTATTAGCGGCGCTCTGCTTGGCGTCATGGCCGTCTTGCTGATTTTTGCGCGTCTCGAAAACGAAGCCCCAACGAGTTTGGAGGCGCGAAAGTTGATCTCCACGGAGCTGAATAATTTAGAACTTATTCGCTACGATACTTCGGGCCGCAAACTAGAGACAAGCCATGCCGACCACGCAGTCCAACTTGAAGGGGATTCACAGATGTTGATGGGCGGTCTTCACGTTGAACGCGAGGACGAGCAAGGGGTGCGCTGGCAACTAGAGGCACCGCGCGGACTTTCGAGATTAAGCGATGACACCCTTACGCTTACAGGCGGCGTAATTGTAACCCGGGGAGCCGACGTCACGCTTGAGACCGACGAGCTCACCATTGATGCAAACACCCATCTCGCGTCATCATCGTCTCAAGCGAGCATAATTAGCGCGAGAGGTATAACAACCGGCTCTCAACTGCAGATTGATTTTCGCGGCGGAACCGCAAAGTTGCGGGGGGATGTCGCGTCCAGCTTTAGTAAAGGAACCAGCGAAAAGTGA
- the hpf gene encoding ribosome hibernation-promoting factor, HPF/YfiA family, with translation MRVTISGHHVDVTDGLREHISRKLRRVQRHCDSIDHIEFVLVVERAEHKAEANLHLAGADFFASQTLSDMYPAIDSVIEKLDRQVTDHKRKHRTH, from the coding sequence ATGAGAGTGACTATTAGCGGACACCACGTCGACGTAACAGATGGCTTACGAGAGCATATTTCGAGGAAATTACGACGGGTACAGCGGCACTGTGACAGCATTGACCATATAGAGTTCGTTCTTGTTGTGGAACGCGCTGAACATAAAGCTGAAGCTAATTTACACCTTGCTGGGGCTGACTTTTTTGCTTCGCAGACACTCTCTGATATGTATCCCGCGATAGACTCTGTTATCGAAAAATTAGATCGTCAGGTAACCGATCACAAGAGAAAGCATCGGACCCACTAG
- the yjgA gene encoding ribosome biogenesis factor YjgA has protein sequence MNDDDLWDGDDALAPESKSSRKRQMHALQNLGEALVGLTSTQLAKLDLDNEPLLEAIELAQRINHHSGKRRQMQYIGKLMRSADSERIAQSLDALHEGSRKEKAREHMIEAARSALISRGDDALQEVLAIWPNADRQMLRQLSRSAIDEQKKALPPTSARKLFRYLRSLPESDSED, from the coding sequence ATGAACGATGATGATTTATGGGACGGGGACGATGCGTTGGCACCCGAGAGTAAGAGTTCTCGGAAGCGCCAAATGCATGCTCTTCAAAATCTCGGTGAGGCGTTGGTCGGTCTGACCAGCACGCAACTCGCAAAGCTCGATTTGGACAACGAGCCCCTATTAGAGGCCATCGAACTCGCGCAACGTATCAACCACCACAGTGGCAAGCGACGACAAATGCAATACATTGGCAAGCTCATGCGCTCTGCCGACTCCGAGCGCATTGCCCAATCCCTCGACGCGCTTCATGAAGGTAGTCGCAAAGAAAAAGCCCGTGAGCATATGATTGAAGCGGCACGAAGCGCACTCATCTCACGCGGCGATGACGCGCTGCAGGAGGTGCTTGCGATATGGCCGAACGCTGACCGCCAAATGCTGAGGCAGCTCAGTCGAAGCGCCATCGATGAGCAGAAGAAAGCATTACCACCCACTTCCGCGAGGAAGTTATTTCGCTACTTGCGATCGCTTCCCGAGTCAGACTCAGAAGACTGA
- the lptA gene encoding lipopolysaccharide transport periplasmic protein LptA, which translates to MNCEYPLGTRLISVLLAILLATSAIGSFANDADQPIEISADQVTREEPSGLTTYRGSVELRQGSLEIKSERLVFSFDDKGASIITATGTPATLKQTPSDRETPINAQANAIEYQETKDRIRLIGEARILQDGAVIEGSTIEYIVSSQRVIAAGSPSGKKPQRVKVTIPPNSLRENPGRD; encoded by the coding sequence GTGAATTGTGAGTATCCCCTAGGGACCAGATTAATCAGCGTCTTGCTGGCGATACTGCTGGCCACCAGCGCAATCGGCTCCTTCGCAAACGATGCCGATCAACCGATTGAAATATCGGCAGATCAGGTGACACGCGAGGAGCCATCAGGCCTGACAACATACCGCGGTTCCGTAGAGCTTCGCCAAGGCTCGCTTGAGATCAAGTCAGAGCGGTTGGTCTTTTCATTTGATGACAAAGGCGCGTCGATCATTACCGCCACGGGCACGCCTGCAACGCTGAAGCAAACCCCGAGTGACCGTGAGACGCCGATCAACGCGCAAGCCAATGCCATCGAATATCAAGAGACAAAAGACCGCATTCGCCTAATTGGTGAGGCGCGAATACTTCAAGACGGTGCGGTGATAGAGGGCAGCACAATAGAGTACATTGTTAGTTCGCAGCGTGTCATCGCCGCGGGATCGCCCAGTGGAAAAAAGCCTCAACGCGTGAAAGTAACCATCCCACCGAACTCGCTTAGGGAGAATCCAGGTCGTGACTGA
- the lptB gene encoding LPS export ABC transporter ATP-binding protein, with the protein MTEVLTAKGLAKSYRGRRVVNGMSMSVNAGEIIGLLGPNGAGKTTCFYLMVGLVATDEGRITLCGEDVTALPIHLRARQGLGYLPQEASIFRRLSVEDNLMAIIETRDDLTVTEQQNLCDELLHEFHITHLRSSLGQSLSGGERRRVEIARALATDPKVILLDEPFAGVDPISISDIKAIITHLRDRGIGVLITDHNVRETLDICERAYIVSEGSVIAEGDAQSILDNANVRKVYLGQDFRL; encoded by the coding sequence GTGACTGAGGTTCTCACTGCAAAGGGTCTGGCCAAGTCATATCGTGGCCGCCGTGTCGTTAACGGTATGTCAATGTCGGTAAACGCCGGCGAGATTATTGGACTCCTAGGACCCAATGGCGCAGGAAAAACCACTTGCTTCTACCTCATGGTCGGCTTGGTTGCGACCGATGAGGGGCGCATCACACTCTGTGGTGAAGATGTCACTGCGCTGCCCATTCATCTAAGAGCAAGACAGGGTTTGGGCTACCTCCCTCAAGAGGCCTCAATTTTCCGTCGACTTTCCGTCGAAGACAACCTGATGGCCATTATCGAAACCCGAGATGACTTAACGGTGACCGAACAACAAAACCTTTGTGACGAGCTTCTTCACGAGTTTCACATCACGCATCTTCGATCATCACTTGGTCAAAGTTTGTCGGGAGGTGAGCGGCGTCGAGTGGAGATCGCCCGCGCACTCGCAACGGACCCAAAGGTCATATTATTAGATGAGCCATTCGCCGGTGTAGACCCCATATCCATATCGGACATAAAAGCAATTATCACCCACCTTCGAGACCGGGGGATCGGGGTATTAATCACAGACCACAACGTCCGCGAAACACTCGACATCTGCGAGCGGGCCTACATAGTTAGTGAGGGAAGTGTGATTGCTGAGGGCGACGCACAAAGCATTCTCGACAATGCGAACGTCCGTAAAGTATACCTCGGCCAGGACTTTCGGCTGTAA
- the rapZ gene encoding RNase adapter RapZ — translation MHIIIVSGSSGSGKSSALNQLEDMGFYCVDNLPVTLVESLIKHFEEAPSSAYTGLAICIDIRTEDAGVNDLRDFLKGLREKNTFELIFFDATAQALSKRFNETRRKHPLSEDGLPLTDALAIERIILEPLISAADLIIDTSEMSPYNQREVMQQRFGKARSGMAISIESFGFKKGAPLNADIVLDMRMLANPHWEPELRAFTGQALQVKQFIEAHPETDTVANDCISMLLKWVPLYQKSQRAYLTIAVGCTGGKHRSVYMTERIGEALSRQFEGVSVTHRDMPKS, via the coding sequence ATGCACATTATTATCGTAAGTGGCAGCTCCGGATCAGGCAAAAGCTCAGCGTTAAATCAGCTGGAGGACATGGGTTTCTACTGTGTGGATAACCTACCTGTCACGCTCGTTGAATCCCTCATAAAACACTTCGAGGAAGCGCCCTCGTCGGCCTACACAGGCCTTGCCATCTGTATCGATATTCGCACAGAGGATGCGGGCGTTAACGACTTACGCGACTTTTTAAAAGGGCTCAGAGAAAAAAACACTTTCGAGCTCATCTTTTTCGACGCGACCGCGCAAGCTCTGAGTAAACGCTTTAACGAAACCCGGCGCAAACACCCCCTAAGTGAAGACGGCTTACCGCTGACGGATGCCCTCGCTATCGAACGGATCATTCTAGAGCCGCTAATCTCTGCCGCTGATTTGATTATCGACACCTCGGAAATGTCACCCTACAACCAACGCGAAGTGATGCAGCAGCGGTTTGGGAAAGCCCGCTCGGGTATGGCTATCAGCATCGAATCTTTTGGATTCAAAAAAGGCGCGCCGTTAAACGCCGATATTGTGCTCGATATGCGCATGCTAGCCAATCCACATTGGGAGCCCGAGCTCAGAGCGTTTACGGGTCAGGCGCTGCAAGTAAAGCAATTTATTGAGGCGCATCCGGAAACGGATACCGTGGCAAATGATTGTATTAGCATGCTACTCAAGTGGGTTCCGCTTTACCAAAAAAGCCAGCGCGCTTATCTGACGATTGCTGTTGGTTGCACGGGTGGGAAGCACCGGTCGGTGTACATGACAGAGCGAATTGGCGAAGCTCTCTCGCGGCAATTTGAAGGTGTCTCGGTCACTCACAGAGATATGCCTAAAAGCTAG